One Flavobacterium sp. 90 DNA segment encodes these proteins:
- a CDS encoding membrane dipeptidase, translating to MFIIDAHLDLSMNAMEWNRDLKNDVPTLRHLEKGMTDKPDRERATVSFPDLRRGNIGIVVATQIARFVKPDSIIPGWNSPEQAWAQTQGQLAWYKAMEEAGEIIAITDKKSLLKQIDLWNDGTPNDKKPIGYILSLEGADSIIDVSYLEKAYNYGLRAIGPAHYGPGRYANGTDATGKMNQNGLDLLKEMERLNIILDATHLCDDAFWQALDHYHGPVWASHNNCRSLVDHNRQYSDEMIKALISRGAVIGGALDAWMLVPDWERGVSTPKGTNCNLETVFKHMDHICQLAGNANHIGVGSDLDGAFGTEQGPYDLDTIADLQKLVLIFKNNGYSDEDLNKIFHQNWINFLMKNWD from the coding sequence ATGTTTATAATAGACGCCCATTTAGACCTGAGCATGAATGCGATGGAATGGAATCGAGATTTAAAAAATGACGTACCAACTTTGCGTCATCTCGAAAAAGGAATGACGGACAAACCTGATCGCGAACGCGCTACGGTTTCGTTCCCTGATTTGCGACGCGGTAATATTGGTATTGTGGTTGCAACGCAAATTGCAAGATTTGTAAAACCCGACAGTATTATTCCGGGTTGGAATTCTCCTGAACAAGCATGGGCACAAACTCAAGGTCAGCTTGCGTGGTACAAAGCCATGGAGGAAGCCGGAGAAATCATAGCAATTACAGACAAAAAATCACTTCTAAAACAAATTGATTTATGGAATGACGGAACGCCAAACGATAAAAAACCTATTGGTTATATTTTGAGTTTAGAAGGCGCTGATTCTATTATTGATGTTTCGTATTTAGAAAAAGCATACAATTACGGATTGCGCGCCATTGGTCCTGCACATTACGGACCCGGGCGTTACGCAAACGGAACAGACGCAACCGGAAAAATGAACCAAAACGGTCTTGATTTATTAAAAGAAATGGAGCGTTTAAACATCATTCTCGATGCAACACATTTATGCGATGATGCTTTCTGGCAAGCTTTAGATCATTATCACGGACCAGTTTGGGCAAGTCATAACAATTGCAGAAGTTTGGTTGATCATAATCGTCAATATAGTGACGAAATGATCAAAGCTTTAATTTCTCGTGGAGCCGTTATTGGCGGTGCTTTAGATGCGTGGATGTTGGTTCCGGATTGGGAAAGAGGCGTTTCGACACCAAAAGGTACCAATTGCAATCTCGAAACGGTTTTCAAACACATGGATCACATTTGTCAATTGGCAGGAAATGCCAATCATATTGGTGTAGGTTCGGATTTGGATGGCGCTTTTGGTACAGAACAAGGTCCTTATGATTTAGATACAATTGCCGATTTACAAAAATTGGTTTTGATCTTTAAAAACAACGGCTATTCTGATGAAGATTTAAATAAAATCTTTCACCAAAACTGGATCAATTTCTTAATGAAAAATTGGGATTAA
- a CDS encoding fumarate reductase/succinate dehydrogenase flavoprotein subunit — MALDSKIPHGPISDKWTDYKDHINLVNPANKRNLDIIIVGTGLAGGSAAATLAEQGYNVKAFCFQDSPRRAHSIAAQGGINAAKNYKGDGDSVYRLFYDTVKGGDYRAREANVHRLAEVSANIIDQCVAQGVPLAREYGGLLDNRSFGGTLVSRTFYAQGQTGQQLLLGAYSAMNRQIGRGKVKMYNRHEMLDIVIVNGKARGIIARNLITGEIERHSAHAVVVGSGGYGNVFFLSTNAMGSNATAAWKIHKKGAFFANPCYTQIHPTCIPVSGDHQSKLTLMSESLRNDGRIWVPAKEEDAKAIREGKKKATDLSEAERDYFLERRYPAFGNLVPRDVASRAAKERCDAGFGVNKTGEAVYLDFAAAIKRYGTEEAFVKGLDANDATLVTKLGAEIVKSKYGNLFQMYYKIVDEDPYTTPMMIYPAVHYTMGGTWVDYNLMTTIPGCFSIGESNFSDHGANRLGASALMQGLADGYFVLPYTIGDYLAPDIKMGEISTDLPEFVAAEKEVKDQIDRFINNKGTHSVDYFHKKLGKIMWDKVGMARNAKGLTEAIEEIAALREEFYKDVKVPGSANEFNQELEKATRVADFLELGELFAKDALHRNESCGGHFREEYQTEEGEALRDDENFAYVAAWEYKGKPSDAVLHKEPLVYENIKLVQRSYK; from the coding sequence ATGGCATTAGATTCAAAAATTCCACATGGCCCAATATCGGACAAATGGACAGATTATAAAGATCATATTAATTTAGTAAACCCTGCTAACAAACGTAATTTAGATATTATCATTGTTGGTACAGGTTTGGCTGGAGGTTCAGCTGCGGCAACTTTAGCTGAGCAGGGATATAACGTAAAAGCATTTTGTTTTCAGGATTCACCTCGTCGTGCGCACTCTATTGCAGCACAAGGTGGTATCAATGCAGCAAAAAATTATAAAGGTGACGGTGACTCAGTTTACAGATTATTTTATGATACTGTAAAAGGAGGAGATTACCGTGCACGTGAGGCAAACGTTCACCGTTTGGCTGAAGTTTCTGCTAATATTATTGACCAGTGTGTGGCTCAAGGAGTTCCATTGGCTCGTGAATATGGTGGATTATTAGATAACCGTTCTTTTGGAGGAACTTTGGTTTCTCGTACTTTTTACGCACAAGGACAAACCGGACAACAATTATTGTTAGGAGCTTATTCTGCAATGAACCGTCAGATTGGTCGTGGAAAAGTAAAAATGTACAACCGTCACGAAATGTTAGACATTGTTATCGTGAACGGAAAAGCGAGAGGTATTATCGCTCGTAACTTAATCACTGGAGAAATAGAAAGACATTCTGCTCACGCGGTAGTAGTTGGATCTGGAGGATACGGAAACGTATTTTTCCTTTCGACAAATGCTATGGGAAGTAACGCAACAGCAGCTTGGAAAATTCATAAAAAAGGAGCGTTTTTCGCAAATCCTTGCTACACACAAATTCACCCAACTTGTATTCCGGTTTCAGGAGATCACCAGTCAAAACTGACTTTGATGTCTGAATCGTTGCGTAATGACGGTCGTATTTGGGTTCCTGCAAAAGAGGAAGATGCAAAAGCAATCCGTGAAGGAAAGAAAAAAGCAACAGATTTATCTGAAGCTGAAAGAGATTATTTCTTAGAAAGAAGATACCCTGCTTTTGGTAACTTAGTACCTCGTGACGTTGCGTCTCGTGCTGCAAAAGAAAGATGTGATGCTGGTTTTGGTGTTAACAAAACCGGAGAAGCAGTTTACTTAGATTTCGCAGCAGCGATCAAACGTTACGGAACTGAAGAAGCTTTCGTTAAAGGTTTAGATGCTAACGATGCGACTTTGGTAACTAAATTAGGAGCTGAAATCGTGAAAAGTAAATACGGAAACTTATTCCAGATGTATTACAAAATCGTTGACGAAGATCCTTATACAACACCAATGATGATTTACCCAGCGGTTCACTACACAATGGGTGGAACTTGGGTTGATTATAACTTAATGACTACAATTCCGGGATGTTTCTCAATTGGAGAATCTAACTTCTCTGATCACGGAGCAAACAGACTTGGAGCTTCTGCTTTGATGCAAGGTTTAGCTGATGGATATTTCGTATTACCTTATACTATTGGAGATTACTTAGCTCCGGATATTAAAATGGGAGAAATTTCTACAGATTTACCGGAATTCGTAGCAGCAGAAAAAGAAGTAAAAGATCAAATCGACAGATTTATCAATAATAAAGGAACTCATTCTGTAGATTATTTCCACAAGAAATTAGGAAAAATCATGTGGGATAAAGTAGGTATGGCTCGTAATGCTAAAGGTTTAACTGAAGCTATCGAAGAAATTGCTGCCTTACGTGAAGAGTTTTATAAAGATGTAAAAGTTCCTGGAAGCGCTAACGAATTTAATCAGGAATTAGAGAAAGCGACACGTGTTGCCGATTTCTTAGAGTTAGGAGAATTGTTCGCGAAAGATGCATTACACCGTAATGAGTCTTGTGGAGGTCACTTCCGTGAAGAATACCAAACAGAAGAAGGAGAAGCACTTCGTGATGACGAAAACTTTGCATATGTTGCAGCTTGGGAATACAAAGGAAAACCAAGTGATGCAGTATTACACAAAGAACCTCTGGTTTACGAAAACATTAAATTAGTACAAAGAAGCTACAAATAG
- a CDS encoding DeoR/GlpR family DNA-binding transcription regulator: MNNDNEVVNYTKEERKSLILKEINLHTRVSFETLSTKLFVSEDTVRRDINELESESLLIKVKGGAMTKAYHHSSTNNQTYAGESKQIIAQKTIGLLRDGMVLLIGGGTTIREFIRLIPDDMNLTIFTVTVLSAVELLDKPNVKIIMIGGSISSYSQMCVSGDVYNQLANIKVDLLILGTNALDIEGGFSDSDWETVQVKKAMIQSSEKTAILTISEKLDTVLKMKIANLSEVDYVVTEVDPTDEKLQSYKKAVPSLVFI, translated from the coding sequence ATGAATAATGATAATGAAGTGGTTAATTATACCAAGGAAGAACGTAAAAGTCTTATTTTAAAAGAGATAAACTTGCATACTCGTGTAAGTTTTGAAACGCTTTCGACTAAATTATTTGTTTCAGAAGATACGGTGAGACGTGATATTAATGAACTTGAATCAGAATCATTATTGATTAAGGTAAAAGGTGGTGCGATGACAAAAGCATATCACCATTCTTCGACTAATAATCAGACTTATGCAGGCGAATCAAAACAAATTATTGCGCAAAAAACTATAGGTTTACTTCGCGACGGAATGGTTTTGCTAATTGGCGGAGGAACTACAATTCGTGAATTCATCCGTTTGATTCCTGACGATATGAATCTGACCATTTTTACGGTTACGGTTTTGTCAGCTGTTGAACTTTTGGATAAACCTAATGTCAAAATTATCATGATTGGCGGAAGCATTTCATCTTACAGCCAAATGTGTGTGAGCGGCGATGTCTACAATCAATTGGCTAATATTAAAGTCGATTTATTAATATTAGGAACCAACGCTTTAGATATCGAAGGTGGTTTCTCAGATTCTGATTGGGAAACTGTTCAGGTAAAAAAAGCAATGATTCAGTCTTCTGAAAAAACAGCGATTCTTACTATTTCTGAAAAACTCGACACGGTTCTAAAAATGAAAATTGCCAACTTATCCGAGGTTGATTATGTGGTTACAGAAGTTGATCCAACCGACGAAAAATTACAGTCGTATAAGAAGGCAGTTCCAAGTTTAGTCTTTATTTAA
- a CDS encoding D-TA family PLP-dependent enzyme yields the protein MQNNWWKINSELRIDTPFLAVYENRIQANIERLIEAVNGETQKLRPHIKTHKIGEILDLFKTYNINKIKCATIAEAELAAIHEISDVLLAYPPVDVKKDRWISLIQKYPSISFSTIVDNLDSAKALDESAEKNNLKLTVYLDLNTGMNRTGISISKNWKALIDEIVLLKNIDFAGIHIYDGHLKGDLEHRFDTASNLFFSINEEIQAINKKLGYELKIVAGGSNTFPFYATQKNVECSPGTFVFWDSNYQIHLPEQHFEPALVIVGTVISKPTNSTFCIDIGYKAVASENPIDKRLVILNDENLIPTAHSEEHLIIENRGKNEYVIGDTIYAQPYHVCPTCALYDSVQVVNSEHEICDQWQVVARSRKINI from the coding sequence ATGCAAAACAATTGGTGGAAAATTAATTCCGAACTCCGCATTGATACGCCATTTTTAGCCGTTTACGAAAATCGTATTCAGGCAAATATTGAGCGTTTGATTGAAGCAGTAAATGGCGAAACTCAAAAATTAAGACCTCACATCAAGACGCATAAAATAGGGGAAATTCTGGATTTGTTTAAAACCTACAACATAAATAAAATAAAATGCGCCACAATTGCCGAAGCGGAATTGGCTGCAATACATGAAATTTCAGATGTGCTTCTCGCCTATCCACCTGTTGACGTTAAAAAAGACCGATGGATTTCATTGATTCAGAAATATCCAAGCATTTCTTTTTCGACTATTGTTGACAATTTAGATTCGGCGAAAGCCTTAGATGAAAGTGCGGAGAAAAACAATTTGAAACTAACGGTTTATCTGGATTTAAATACCGGAATGAACAGAACAGGGATTTCTATTTCTAAAAACTGGAAAGCTTTAATTGATGAAATTGTTCTCTTGAAAAACATTGATTTTGCAGGAATTCATATTTATGATGGACATTTAAAAGGAGATTTAGAACATCGGTTTGATACCGCTTCCAATTTATTTTTTAGCATAAACGAAGAAATTCAGGCGATTAATAAAAAACTAGGTTACGAATTAAAAATTGTCGCTGGCGGATCCAACACATTTCCGTTTTATGCCACTCAAAAAAACGTAGAATGCAGTCCCGGAACTTTTGTTTTCTGGGATTCTAATTACCAGATTCATTTACCGGAACAGCATTTCGAACCCGCTTTGGTTATAGTTGGAACCGTAATTTCAAAACCAACGAATTCTACATTTTGTATTGATATTGGATACAAAGCCGTAGCTTCTGAAAACCCAATCGATAAAAGATTAGTGATTTTAAATGATGAAAACCTAATCCCGACGGCACATTCAGAAGAACATTTAATTATAGAAAACAGAGGAAAAAACGAGTATGTTATTGGTGATACCATTTATGCCCAGCCTTATCATGTTTGTCCTACTTGCGCACTTTACGATTCGGTGCAGGTTGTGAATTCGGAACATGAAATTTGCGATCAATGGCAGGTTGTTGCCCGCAGCAGAAAAATCAATATCTAG
- a CDS encoding succinate dehydrogenase cytochrome b subunit, producing the protein MAQSALLNASILKKVAMALSGIFLITFLALHVSLNFISIISEDVFNEASHFMGYNPLIQYVMQPVLAIGVIFHFVMGFVLTAQNSAARPIAYAKYNGAANASWSSRNMIISGLVILAFLGLHFYDFWFPEVTYKYILGTAPDATRYYGELVHKFHDPIRTGLYCVAFVLLGFHLWHGFGSSLQSVGMNNKYSRFLNKIGYAFAVVVPALFIIIALFHHFNN; encoded by the coding sequence ATGGCACAATCTGCACTATTGAATGCTTCCATCTTAAAGAAAGTGGCTATGGCTCTTTCGGGAATATTCTTAATCACGTTTTTAGCGCTGCATGTTTCCTTAAATTTCATTTCTATTATTAGTGAAGATGTTTTTAACGAAGCTTCTCACTTTATGGGATACAATCCGCTAATTCAGTATGTAATGCAACCAGTTTTGGCAATCGGAGTAATTTTCCATTTCGTTATGGGATTTGTTTTGACTGCTCAAAATAGCGCTGCAAGACCAATTGCTTATGCAAAATACAATGGAGCGGCTAATGCTTCTTGGAGTTCAAGAAATATGATTATTTCTGGATTGGTTATTTTAGCTTTCTTAGGATTGCATTTCTATGATTTTTGGTTTCCTGAAGTTACCTATAAATATATACTAGGTACTGCGCCAGATGCAACTAGGTATTATGGAGAGTTAGTGCATAAATTTCACGATCCAATCCGTACTGGATTATATTGTGTAGCTTTTGTGTTATTAGGGTTTCACCTTTGGCACGGATTCGGTTCTTCTCTACAATCTGTGGGAATGAACAATAAATATTCTCGTTTTTTAAACAAAATCGGTTATGCTTTTGCGGTTGTAGTACCAGCACTTTTCATCATAATCGCATTATTTCATCATTTCAATAATTAA
- a CDS encoding family 20 glycosylhydrolase: MQKSIFLLLIFWYSFGSAQTSFTNNSIIPAPNSYKANGDSIRLNGQIKVIFEKNKFSSKEQKTANIFEAAINKNVSSKKSAIEVLFITKNPTASLKKEAYKINITSKKITVTGSEEGLFYGVQSLLQMLPNKTTNQEVKLPCVTIEDEPRYNYRGLHLDVCRHFFSVDVIKDFIAQMSCYKLNNFHWHLTDDQGWRIEIKKYPKLTETGSKRAQTLVGNKFERFPYFFDGNPYGGFYTQEEIKDVVKFAEEHYVNIIPEIEMPGHATAAVTAYPNLSCFPDRQYKVIESWGVFEDIFCAGKEETFTFLEDVLTEVMALFPSTYIHIGGDECPKARWKECPNCQKRIKELGLKNEHELQSYLTTRIEKFLNANGRQILGWDEMLEGGLAPNAAVMSWRGEAGGISAARQKHNVIMNPEQVLYLDYNQGYSPQEPLTIGRLTTVEKIYNYNPTPVDSLSVEEQKYIIGVQSNLWSEYLTSPAKLNYMIYPRVFALAEITWTEPQNKNYNHFILNQIPHHLEKLEAQKRLYKVPSPFGSNETALIASKYVLDLKPTIKSGQIFYTIDGYNPDETAELYTKPVTINIPKGEFRIIKTVQISPSGRRSSISKILVRNPELKSALAVKPTKKGLKFDYYTGTLFQQVQDLDLAKPVNSGIFEGAISSEKWKTKTERYIGLKFDGYIFIPETANYTISTLSDDGSKLFIDNELVVNNDGIHWLNEAYGAVKLEKGFHKINIDYFDQIGGTTLTCYIQQEGKEKEEISASQLYYE, from the coding sequence ATGCAAAAAAGTATATTTCTCTTATTGATATTTTGGTATTCTTTTGGAAGTGCACAAACTTCCTTCACTAATAATTCGATTATTCCTGCCCCAAATTCATACAAAGCAAATGGAGACAGCATTCGCTTAAATGGACAAATTAAAGTTATTTTCGAAAAGAATAAATTTAGTTCGAAAGAACAAAAAACGGCAAACATTTTTGAAGCAGCTATCAACAAAAATGTTTCTTCAAAAAAGAGTGCTATAGAAGTTTTATTCATTACTAAAAATCCAACTGCTTCCTTAAAAAAAGAAGCTTATAAAATCAATATTACCTCAAAAAAAATAACCGTTACCGGAAGTGAAGAAGGATTATTTTATGGAGTTCAGAGTTTATTGCAAATGCTTCCGAACAAAACTACGAATCAAGAAGTAAAATTACCTTGCGTTACTATCGAAGATGAGCCCAGATACAACTACCGCGGGCTTCACCTCGATGTTTGCCGTCATTTTTTCTCTGTCGATGTTATAAAAGATTTTATTGCACAAATGTCATGTTATAAATTAAACAACTTTCACTGGCACTTAACAGACGATCAAGGGTGGAGAATTGAGATAAAAAAGTATCCAAAACTAACTGAAACAGGTTCGAAAAGAGCACAGACTTTAGTGGGAAATAAATTCGAAAGATTTCCCTATTTTTTTGACGGAAATCCATACGGAGGATTTTACACTCAGGAAGAAATTAAAGATGTTGTGAAGTTTGCCGAAGAACATTATGTGAATATTATTCCGGAAATCGAAATGCCCGGTCATGCAACTGCAGCAGTTACAGCTTATCCAAATTTATCTTGTTTTCCGGATCGTCAATATAAGGTTATTGAAAGTTGGGGCGTTTTTGAAGATATTTTTTGTGCCGGAAAAGAAGAGACTTTTACTTTTCTGGAAGATGTTTTAACCGAAGTTATGGCATTATTCCCTAGTACTTATATTCATATTGGTGGAGACGAATGTCCAAAAGCAAGATGGAAAGAATGTCCGAATTGTCAAAAGCGAATCAAAGAATTAGGTTTGAAAAATGAACACGAATTACAAAGTTACCTCACAACCCGAATCGAAAAATTCCTAAACGCAAACGGAAGACAAATTCTGGGTTGGGATGAAATGCTTGAAGGCGGGCTTGCGCCAAATGCAGCCGTAATGTCCTGGCGAGGCGAAGCTGGAGGAATTTCTGCCGCAAGACAAAAACACAATGTAATCATGAATCCGGAACAAGTTCTTTATCTGGATTACAACCAAGGATATTCGCCGCAAGAACCTTTAACAATTGGGAGATTAACTACAGTTGAAAAAATATACAATTATAACCCAACTCCGGTTGATAGTTTGAGCGTTGAGGAACAAAAATACATTATAGGCGTCCAATCTAATCTTTGGTCAGAATATTTAACAAGTCCTGCGAAGTTAAATTATATGATTTATCCGCGCGTATTTGCTTTAGCCGAAATTACTTGGACAGAACCTCAAAATAAAAATTACAATCATTTTATTTTAAATCAAATTCCGCATCATTTAGAAAAATTGGAAGCACAAAAAAGATTGTACAAAGTCCCGAGTCCTTTTGGTTCTAATGAAACGGCATTAATTGCATCAAAATATGTTTTGGATTTAAAACCAACGATCAAAAGCGGACAAATCTTCTACACAATTGACGGATATAATCCAGATGAAACCGCTGAACTTTACACAAAACCCGTAACGATAAATATCCCAAAAGGAGAATTCAGAATAATAAAAACCGTTCAGATTAGTCCGAGTGGAAGAAGAAGTTCTATCAGTAAAATATTGGTTAGAAATCCGGAATTAAAATCGGCTTTAGCAGTAAAACCAACTAAGAAAGGTTTAAAATTCGATTATTATACCGGAACCTTATTCCAGCAAGTTCAGGATTTAGATTTAGCAAAACCTGTTAATTCAGGCATTTTTGAAGGCGCTATAAGCAGTGAAAAATGGAAAACGAAAACAGAGCGTTATATCGGCTTAAAATTCGACGGATACATCTTTATTCCGGAAACGGCAAATTATACAATTTCGACGCTTTCAGATGACGGATCGAAGCTTTTTATCGACAATGAATTAGTTGTAAATAATGATGGAATTCATTGGCTCAACGAAGCATATGGAGCTGTAAAACTCGAAAAAGGTTTCCATAAAATAAACATTGATTATTTTGACCAGATTGGAGGAACTACATTAACGTGTTACATTCAGCAGGAAGGAAAAGAAAAAGAAGAAATTAGCGCTTCGCAATTGTATTACGAATAA
- a CDS encoding hydroxymethylglutaryl-CoA synthase: MKTGIDAISFDVANIHLPIKTLAVARNIEPEKLEKGLGLIKMTLPDVHQDAVVFGANALTKLILENEINLNEISRIYVGTESGIDSSKPISSFLISLMEQKFGEDVLAECDVVDFTFACIGGVDALQNCIDFVKLNPTKKAIVVTTDFAKYDLNSTGEYTQGAGALAMLVTSNPRIIAFDENWATSTKGVFDFFKPYRTISKEAITQNENNDPWFDNLEAEIEIHKDQPVFDGQYSNQCYMDRTRNAYFSFKKLKNTTETLYNTWNSIIMHLPYSFQGRRMLSEIYALDHADKIISENIEPADYQNKIKEVGKSDEYRKFVTDKLQPAELASSLIGNLYTGSIFMGLLSTLAHYYDTKQEVSGTKFGFLAYGSGSKSKVFEGTIQPEWQSALAKTKLFENLEESTEIGFETYESLHKKEQKQSIRTPKNEWILDRIEKEIPVLIGARYYKWID, encoded by the coding sequence ATGAAAACAGGAATCGACGCTATATCTTTTGATGTTGCCAATATACATTTACCTATAAAAACTTTGGCTGTTGCCAGAAATATTGAACCCGAAAAACTAGAGAAAGGTCTTGGATTAATTAAAATGACTTTGCCTGATGTTCATCAGGATGCGGTTGTTTTTGGAGCAAATGCATTAACCAAACTTATTCTTGAAAACGAAATAAACCTAAACGAAATCAGTCGGATTTATGTTGGTACCGAAAGCGGAATCGACAGTTCTAAACCAATCAGTTCTTTCTTAATTAGTTTAATGGAACAAAAATTTGGCGAAGATGTTTTGGCTGAATGTGATGTTGTTGATTTTACTTTTGCTTGTATTGGCGGAGTTGACGCTTTGCAAAACTGTATTGATTTTGTAAAACTAAATCCAACCAAAAAAGCAATTGTCGTTACAACTGATTTTGCCAAATACGATTTAAATTCAACTGGAGAATACACGCAAGGTGCCGGAGCTCTTGCAATGCTTGTAACTTCGAACCCAAGAATTATTGCTTTTGATGAAAATTGGGCAACATCTACAAAAGGTGTTTTTGATTTTTTCAAACCTTACAGAACTATCTCAAAAGAAGCAATTACTCAAAACGAAAATAACGATCCTTGGTTTGACAATTTAGAAGCCGAAATCGAAATCCATAAAGATCAACCGGTTTTTGACGGACAATATTCGAATCAATGTTATATGGATCGTACGCGAAATGCTTACTTTTCGTTTAAGAAATTAAAAAACACAACCGAAACTTTATACAATACCTGGAATAGTATAATCATGCATCTTCCCTACTCTTTTCAGGGACGAAGAATGTTGTCTGAAATTTATGCTTTAGATCACGCTGATAAAATCATTTCAGAAAACATCGAACCTGCAGATTACCAAAACAAAATCAAAGAAGTTGGAAAATCTGATGAGTACAGAAAGTTTGTAACTGACAAACTACAACCTGCAGAATTGGCTTCATCATTAATTGGGAACCTTTATACAGGATCTATTTTCATGGGATTATTATCTACTTTGGCTCATTACTATGATACAAAGCAAGAAGTTTCGGGAACTAAATTTGGCTTCCTTGCTTACGGAAGCGGATCGAAATCAAAAGTATTCGAAGGAACAATTCAACCGGAATGGCAATCGGCTTTAGCCAAAACAAAACTTTTTGAAAACTTAGAAGAAAGCACAGAAATTGGTTTTGAAACTTACGAAAGCCTTCACAAAAAAGAACAAAAACAAAGTATCAGAACTCCTAAAAACGAATGGATTTTAGATCGAATCGAAAAAGAAATTCCTGTTTTGATTGGAGCGAGATATTATAAATGGATCGACTAA
- a CDS encoding aldolase, translated as MYSILKTQGVLPLVTQINIETAQIVLQSAADAGIKIIEFAARADDAKEVFSQMIAFKKANNLDVKIAVGSILSVDEAETFHLLGADCIVCPHTDLEIGNYCFKNNIYWIPGAATLNEILQANKLGAEIVKLFPADKIGGPGYVKAIRAPFPNLKIMPTGGVTLEESNLKSWFKSGVVCVGIGSNLFSKEMLLNLNYEQSLQAFQNLIQVVEKTRN; from the coding sequence ATGTACAGCATATTAAAAACGCAAGGTGTACTTCCGTTAGTAACCCAAATCAACATTGAAACAGCCCAAATAGTATTGCAATCAGCGGCTGATGCTGGCATTAAAATTATAGAGTTTGCTGCTCGTGCAGATGATGCTAAAGAAGTTTTTAGCCAAATGATAGCCTTTAAAAAAGCAAACAATTTAGATGTAAAAATAGCCGTTGGATCTATCTTAAGCGTTGATGAAGCCGAAACGTTTCATCTTCTTGGAGCAGATTGTATCGTTTGCCCGCATACAGATCTGGAAATTGGTAATTATTGTTTTAAAAATAATATTTACTGGATTCCCGGAGCCGCGACATTAAATGAAATATTGCAAGCCAATAAATTAGGAGCCGAAATTGTAAAACTTTTTCCAGCTGATAAAATTGGCGGTCCGGGATATGTAAAAGCAATTAGAGCACCATTCCCAAATTTGAAAATAATGCCAACCGGAGGCGTAACGCTCGAAGAAAGCAATTTAAAATCTTGGTTCAAATCCGGAGTAGTTTGCGTCGGAATTGGTTCTAATTTATTTTCGAAAGAAATGCTTTTGAACTTAAATTATGAGCAATCTCTTCAGGCATTTCAAAATTTAATTCAAGTTGTAGAAAAAACCAGAAACTAA
- a CDS encoding succinate dehydrogenase/fumarate reductase iron-sulfur subunit, translated as MKLTLKIWRQKNAQDKGGIVDYPIDGIEPDMSFLEMLDVLNEQLINKGEEPVAFDHDCREGICGMCSLFINGEAHGPDRGVTTCQLHMRMFKDGDTIFIEPFRAKAFPVIKDLVVDRSSFDRIQHAGGFISVNTSGNTIDANTIPINKHDADKSFDAAACIGCGACVATCKNGSAMLFVGAKVSQYALLPQGKVEAVDRVLNMVHQMDLEGFGNCTNTGACEIECPKGISLENIARMNREYLSASLKG; from the coding sequence ATGAAACTTACATTAAAAATATGGCGTCAGAAAAACGCCCAAGATAAAGGGGGAATTGTTGATTACCCAATCGACGGAATCGAACCAGATATGTCTTTCCTTGAAATGCTTGATGTTCTTAACGAACAATTAATCAACAAAGGAGAAGAGCCAGTAGCATTTGACCACGATTGTCGTGAAGGAATCTGCGGAATGTGTTCATTATTCATCAATGGAGAAGCACATGGACCAGACAGAGGTGTAACTACTTGCCAATTACACATGCGTATGTTTAAAGATGGTGACACGATTTTTATCGAGCCATTTAGAGCAAAAGCTTTCCCTGTAATTAAAGATTTAGTTGTTGACAGAAGTTCTTTTGACAGAATTCAACATGCAGGAGGATTTATTTCGGTAAATACTTCAGGAAATACAATCGATGCAAATACAATTCCGATTAACAAACATGATGCAGATAAATCATTTGATGCTGCTGCTTGTATTGGTTGTGGAGCTTGTGTTGCAACTTGTAAAAACGGATCAGCAATGTTGTTCGTTGGAGCAAAAGTATCTCAATATGCATTATTGCCTCAAGGTAAAGTTGAAGCAGTTGATCGTGTCTTAAACATGGTTCACCAAATGGATTTAGAAGGTTTTGGTAACTGTACAAATACAGGAGCTTGTGAAATCGAATGTCCAAAAGGAATTTCACTTGAGAATATCGCACGTATGAACCGTGAATATTTATCTGCAAGTTTGAAAGGATAA